The nucleotide sequence CATGAGATCAATTGCATCTCCGGGCAGCCCGAGGTGCAACAGGATGCGATTGAGTTCCGAGACGGGAGAAGAAACGAAGGACTCGTAGCGAACAAACAACACACGGGAATCTTGCCGGCGTTGCCACCACAGAAGGTGCCGACAGTATCGCTTCCAGAGAATCAGTCCGGAACGAAAATCAGACTTCAGCCACGGCACCTTCTGCAGACTCGCTGATACGTCACGGCCATCTCGATAGATAAAAACAATTCGAGCATTTGGAAAAAGGTGGAGCAGACGTGCGACACGAGGCGTGTGCTCGGGGATCTTTTCCCCAAAATGCGTTGCGTAAGCTCCATCGGGCCTCACCGAGGAATATTGGGCATCCATCGTCCGGAACACCCATTCAGTACCGCAAGACTCCTTCGCCAGGCGAAGAGGAATGCTTATTCCAAGATCGGAATTGATTCTCTGAAGAGTCCGGATCTTAATCCAAGTGGGGCATCCATCAAACCGACAGAAAAGCTTAGTTTCGGGCGGGCAGATGACGTTTGGATGCCGGTTCAAGAACACCTGAATCAGCGTGGTTCCCGAACGAGGGCATCCAACAATAAAGAATGGCTGGCATTGGAAAATTTCATTCATATGATATCACCATTCGTCGGATCTTCGAACGCGTCTGGGCCAATCCATCCCGGTGCGGGGCCCCTGGCAACAAGACAACATCCACTCGATAAGTGTGTAGAAGCCGGTCGCCTGTTTTCACTTCAACCACGATTGCCAACCTCTGCTTTGAAACGGGCGGCGAATCATTCTCAATGGAAAAACAAAGATACGCCTGATCGCTATACGCCTGCTGAGTCACTGAAAGACATTCGCAGGTTGAATCAATAGACAGCCGATCCGATGTAACGCTGCCGTACGGCACCCTTACGAAAGTCGACTCACCGGGAAACAATACGCCAAGATTGATTGATGCTGATGAATCAATCGCAAAACCATATCCGTCCCGAAGGAGCCTTTTATTCTTTACAGGAACTGATGCTTGCGAGTCGGGATTATCAAGACACCCACAAATCACCAATACACAGCAAAGCCAGAGAGACGCGGCACAATCCGCATTTCCATTGACAACGCCCAGTTCGGCTGTCATTTGGGAAACAACAAATCAACCAAAAGTCAGGCTTGAGAAATCGCAAAATTGTTGCCCCCGCCATTGATGTGCCCGAAATCTTGTGCCCTGGAATCGCGCCCCTATCGAACTCAATGTCAATCGCCAAACCCAAGAGCGCAAATTATCCCAGCACAGGGTGGTGTGGGAGAATTTCAAGACGCGAATGTGCCGCACTGGGCGCCGCCAAAAAGTAGACAAATGACCACAGGAGAGTTTGTCAATTGCAGCGTCAGGCGAATCCACTCGCCGTGACTTTTTGCGACGGGATGCTTCGCATGTGGACCAACTCGGAAACGTAACAGACCCGCGTCGCGATGAACCGGTTTGTCGATTGACTGTCGATGATGATCAGTGGAGCCAGCGGCGGAGCGGACGATTTCGTTTCGGTCGCTAAGCGTGCAAACACAGGGAGCGAATGGTTCGCCAAGTTTTTGAACATGCGATATGACCTTCGTCCGCACGAACGTTTCAATGCCATACCTCCGCGATTGAACTTGATGAGCTTGAACCGATTGTGGCGTCATGGCTCACCGACGTGCACCGGATCACCGACTCGGCGGTCAGTGATTTCGTGCAACTCAGTCAACCAAGCAAGCAAACTGCGCTAAAATTCTTCGGGCTTGATGTGCTTCAGGATCGAGCTGAATCGATCGTGCGAAGGAACTCCTCAAGTCATGTTGAGAGACATCTCAAACCACTCCTTCTTCGTGTTGGCAATGTGAGCCATTGCGCCGAAGTCATGGGCGCCGGCAATCACCGCACCAATGATCATGAAGAGTATGTCGGTGAACGGGTAGGTGATCGTGACGGTTCGCGGATCGACAACATGGTGGAGATGCCCGGTGAGACCGGTAGAAAGTCCCATGCGATGAACCCTGGGATAGATGCATCGCTCAGAGGTTCCTCGAACAATATCTTCAATCGCCCCTTCACCAAGCTTCGCAAATTGCCCTTGGAATCAGCCAACGCTTCACGAAGGAACCAACGTGAACTTCGTGGCCACGCTGATTTGATCAGCGACCATTTTTTCGCCCAGCGATGGCCGGCCAGTGTGTCGCGAAGGTTTGCCGCTCGATCGTCACACCCGGCGTCCATGAACCACTCCCCCGAGTCGCCCCAATCAGAAACAAAATTTGCCCTGGGACCATCGCATCGAACGATTCATATACCCAGCCGACCATCAGCCTGGCGAGCCCCTCGTGAAAAATCACTGGCCGCACAGTCCAAACCACCGTCCGTGCCGCACCTCAATCACCCGAGGGGTTGCACTGGGAACCGCTGTCCCCCATGCGACTTTCGGCATATCGCTCCGTCATGAAACTCTCCAATTGATACCAGCCGAGACGTCCGGCTTGCTAGCAACGTGGGATTCACCTTGACGTTTGCGGCCACCGCTTCTTATTCATCCGCCTATGTATCCAGACGCCTTTACACGATCATCGGTACGTTTGCGACCGGCGATTTCGCGCCGCGCCGCCCCGATCGGGGTGTGCTTGGTGGTGTGCAGTGTGATTCTGCTTTCTGCAGGCTGCAGGACTGCTGCGACGATGCATGTCTGGCAGGCGCCAGCACTGAAATCGGCCGTGGGCAAACGAGTCATCATCGCGGGTGTCGAAGGGCCTCGGTCGCTGACCGGTCGCTTGGTGGATCAACTGTTGCAGCAAGCGCCGTCGGATGCCGGTCGCCAAATTCAATTGGCAACGGTGGACCAGTTGCCACAGCCTCCGGAGATTCAACTGACCAGTGCGACGGACGCGGTGCCCAGCGACGTCGCGCTGATGCCGATCGCCCGATCCGAAGGGTTCGACTACGTCTTGCAGGGCCGAGTCATCGAGAAAACACACCAGCGCATCCGTCGCGATGTGGTACCGATCCAGAACGCCGCCCCCGAACACATCACACTGTCTTGGCGTCTGCTGGCAACCAGCGGTGATCAACCACCCATCGGTGCCCCGCTGACGGTTCACTTCGACGATGCGATGCAGCGTTATCCGGACTTGGCCAATGAAGAAGACCCAACATTGGCACTGTTGAAGGCGGCTGCCCGCGATACGAACCGCTTGATTCTGCCGTCGCTGCGCAAAGACGAGGTTTTACTGGCGCGTCCCTACCTGACCCCGCTAAGCGGCCGCGTCCGCAAGGGGAACAAGCTGGCCAAAAACGGCAACTGGCAAATGGCGGCGCAACTGTGGGAGGAAGCTTTGCGTTGGAATCCCCTAAACACCAGTGCGATGGTCAACCTTTCCTTGGCCGCCGTGGCACGCCAGGATTTCACCCAAGCGAAAGAATTGGCCCGTCGTGCGGTCCGATGGGCACCGACCAAATTCAACAAAGAAAACCTGGTCTGGATTGAACTGCGTCAACGTGAATACCACAAATCGTTCGGCTTGGATGATCCGCCGGAAGGCTGGTTTGTCACCTTCGACGAAGCACCGTGATCGACAAGCTGTCATCTCGCCGCCCGATCACACCGACCGCGCCAGACGGATGCCGGTGAATTGCCAACGCGCATCCGGGCCGAAGAAATTCCGATACGTTCGACGCGCATGCCCCGGCGACGTGGCACAGGAACTGCCACGCAAAACGTATTGGTTGCACATGAATTTACCGTTGTATTCCCCCAACGCACCTTCCGGCGGTGTGTATCCCGGATACGGGCCGTAGGAACTGCTGGTCCATTGCCACAGCGTGCCGTACAAGCCTGAAACACCGCTTGCCGATGGGGTACCGTGGGTCGGATGAACGGGCCGCCTAGCATCAATGCACTCGCCGCTGGTTGGATCATCAGGGCTTGGCTCCCTTGCAACTGTTTCCCATTCGGCCTCGGTCGGCAACCTGGCCCGCGACCAGCGTGCGAATGCGTCGGCCTCGAAATAGCTCAGGTGGGCGACCGGTGCTTCGGGATCGATTGGTTGGCGGCCTCCCAGCGTGAACTCGTCAAACCTCTCGCCTTGGCGAATCCAATAAATCGGGTTCGTCCAACCTTGCTGCTGGACCGTCGCCCATCCCGCTGACAACCAATGCCGAGGATCCTGATAGCCACCGTCTTCGATGAATTGTTGGTATTCCGCGTTCGTCACCAAGCGGTTGGCGATTTGAAAGGGTTCCAAAAAGACACGGTGCTGTGGCAATTCATTGTCGAAACAGAACCGGTCTCCGGTGCATCCCATGTTCACAACGCCACCATCACTGCTGATCCACTGCAACTCCGGTGCATCGCATGGTCCGCATGCAGCATCGACATGAGCAGGGTACAGCGGGTTCTGGGCAAAGGCGTGCTTGATGTCGGTCAGCATCAATTCTTGATGTTGCTGCTCGTGATTCAGCCCCAACTCGATGACACGTGCAAGAGACTCATCGACCACGTCGGCGTTTCGCAGCAACGTGACCACAGCGTCGTCGACGTCGCGTCGATATCCCATGACCTCGCGAACCGTGGGACGCGAAAGCAGTCCACGCTGGTGCCGCGGGAATTGATCCCCCACCGTGTTGTAGTAACTGTTGAACAGATACCGAAACGATTCGTCGGCGACCGGTGCATCGCAACGGTCGGCCAAAACAAAGGTCTCAAAGAACCACGTCGTGTGTGCCAGGTGCCAGCGGATCGGACTGGCATCGGGCATCGACTGGAGCACGCAGTCCTCTGGTTGCAGCGGCGCGACGATGCTGTCGCTGAGCGCCCGGACGTCGGCATAGCGTTTGGCCAAAGCTTGTCCGTCAGTGACGACGTCACCGTGGCTGGCCGACGAACCGGCGGCAGATTCACAAGTATCGGGCGTGCTGGACACGAGGTGCACTCGGGGGACGGAGTGATCGGAACTCGGACTCGGGTGATGCGTCATTAGTTTGACGCATTGCGAACCGTTCGCCCACCTGCACACCGTGGACCACAATCACAGCGGCCTGCCCGGATACCGCCGATCGGTCAGGCGTTCAGGGTGACGC is from Crateriforma conspicua and encodes:
- a CDS encoding sulfotransferase family protein; translation: MNEIFQCQPFFIVGCPRSGTTLIQVFLNRHPNVICPPETKLFCRFDGCPTWIKIRTLQRINSDLGISIPLRLAKESCGTEWVFRTMDAQYSSVRPDGAYATHFGEKIPEHTPRVARLLHLFPNARIVFIYRDGRDVSASLQKVPWLKSDFRSGLILWKRYCRHLLWWQRRQDSRVLFVRYESFVSSPVSELNRILLHLGLPGDAIDLMCRQYVDRAVVPERELDWKCRALGRPVSCRVGQWKNDYRHMAKVADGLIGRELRQLGYDAAPMSSVVSYIQWARSIGSIARTLGGVPLDVLMAECSCFLVDRLRRQRFVPLTRAKAASGTRVAMDCKQDPFAPSFLAGAENDLPVEMFDQEAKSCN
- a CDS encoding transposase family protein, translated to MGLSTGLTGHLHHVVDPRTVTITYPFTDILFMIIGAVIAGAHDFGAMAHIANTKKEWFEMSLNMT
- the egtB gene encoding ergothioneine biosynthesis protein EgtB, with protein sequence MSSTPDTCESAAGSSASHGDVVTDGQALAKRYADVRALSDSIVAPLQPEDCVLQSMPDASPIRWHLAHTTWFFETFVLADRCDAPVADESFRYLFNSYYNTVGDQFPRHQRGLLSRPTVREVMGYRRDVDDAVVTLLRNADVVDESLARVIELGLNHEQQHQELMLTDIKHAFAQNPLYPAHVDAACGPCDAPELQWISSDGGVVNMGCTGDRFCFDNELPQHRVFLEPFQIANRLVTNAEYQQFIEDGGYQDPRHWLSAGWATVQQQGWTNPIYWIRQGERFDEFTLGGRQPIDPEAPVAHLSYFEADAFARWSRARLPTEAEWETVAREPSPDDPTSGECIDARRPVHPTHGTPSASGVSGLYGTLWQWTSSSYGPYPGYTPPEGALGEYNGKFMCNQYVLRGSSCATSPGHARRTYRNFFGPDARWQFTGIRLARSV